Proteins co-encoded in one Bremerella sp. TYQ1 genomic window:
- a CDS encoding DUF6602 domain-containing protein — protein MSTDSPVPTESVPPRDEGLLRFYSSEAEALLAQYRRIDFLLGRSSHDHLHTGTLCEVLLRDYFRRVLLPWMGVDKGFIYGRTADDHGAESSPEIDILIHDQQTYRPIFRMDDFVIVQPESVLGIIQVKKRLNTLGRSNPLREGLCNVVTAKRHVLTQLRRRHASHSLLERRCGRIVGAVIGFDGRTLARTYWRYLNREFMNHSEFIQQFVHNVQGNVYAMPHFVGSLSGHFCLRSRFNRDQLTYRCFPSSFEGHNVSAQMLADISASLIWGSPLDRDSSPPFQYPEGFRHESEHIVRNEESAD, from the coding sequence ATGAGTACCGACAGCCCTGTTCCTACTGAGAGTGTGCCGCCACGAGATGAAGGACTCCTCCGATTCTACAGTTCGGAGGCAGAGGCACTCCTCGCACAATATCGACGAATTGACTTCCTGCTTGGCCGATCTTCGCACGATCACTTGCACACTGGAACTTTGTGCGAAGTGTTGTTGCGAGACTACTTTCGTCGAGTTCTCCTGCCGTGGATGGGTGTGGACAAGGGATTCATTTATGGTCGAACAGCGGATGACCACGGGGCCGAGTCCTCGCCGGAAATTGACATTTTGATTCACGATCAACAAACATACCGTCCCATCTTTCGGATGGATGATTTCGTTATCGTGCAGCCTGAATCTGTCCTCGGCATTATTCAGGTGAAGAAGCGACTGAACACACTAGGCAGGAGCAACCCGCTAAGAGAAGGGCTTTGCAACGTCGTCACGGCCAAGCGCCATGTCTTGACCCAGCTACGCCGCCGTCACGCCTCTCACAGCCTGCTTGAGCGCCGGTGTGGCAGAATTGTCGGAGCTGTAATTGGCTTTGATGGACGAACGCTTGCGAGGACGTATTGGAGATACCTGAATCGAGAGTTCATGAACCACTCTGAGTTTATCCAACAGTTTGTTCACAACGTCCAAGGCAACGTCTATGCCATGCCGCATTTCGTTGGATCGTTATCAGGACACTTCTGCTTACGATCACGATTCAACCGAGATCAACTTACGTATCGATGTTTCCCCTCCTCATTTGAAGGACACAACGTGTCAGCCCAAATGCTTGCCGATATTTCAGCATCCTTGATTTGGGGTAGTCCCTTGGATCGTGACAGTTCGCCACCTTTTCAGTATCCAGAGGGATTTCGTCATGAATCCGAACACATCGTCAGAAACGAAGAGTCCGCTGATTAG
- a CDS encoding tyrosine-type recombinase/integrase, giving the protein MTPVEQTIRSSVDDFMAFKRSQAEAGERSVERVESLRGHLEKFLQWIQPDSPVASVDEQTVDTYYQHLLAQCRSSKYSRYYARDLFASFRQFARWLASRRRIAMPHNLNSRELGFKLRGTIKIFTDDEVKVLLEAASERTKLYILLMLNTGGTQIDIAELSKTAIDFRQRELTRKRFKTEAHENVPTVAYPLWPETLRLLKVHLNTDDSLVNRHGEPLALVSENQKPLITRHHGPKGQLIKTDAIRSAFDRVIRKLKNEEVVITGSLKTFRKTASSKLEEHPIYGRYVVQFLGQSPETIAGRHYVTPSQEQFSAAVRWLGSTGFSAISGEL; this is encoded by the coding sequence GTGACGCCTGTTGAGCAAACGATCCGTTCGAGTGTCGATGATTTCATGGCCTTCAAACGCTCGCAAGCCGAAGCTGGGGAGCGAAGTGTCGAACGGGTTGAAAGTTTACGCGGTCACCTCGAAAAATTTCTTCAGTGGATTCAACCTGATTCACCCGTGGCCAGCGTCGATGAACAGACTGTGGACACCTACTATCAGCACCTCCTCGCTCAATGCCGGTCTAGCAAATACTCCCGCTATTACGCCCGTGACTTATTCGCGTCTTTTCGGCAGTTCGCTAGGTGGCTGGCAAGTCGGCGACGAATTGCAATGCCTCATAATCTCAACAGCCGTGAATTGGGGTTCAAGTTGCGTGGCACGATCAAAATCTTCACGGACGATGAAGTCAAAGTTCTTTTAGAAGCCGCCAGCGAACGGACCAAGCTCTACATACTTCTGATGTTAAATACCGGCGGAACACAAATCGACATCGCCGAATTGTCTAAGACTGCGATAGACTTTCGACAGAGAGAATTAACTCGGAAGCGGTTCAAGACGGAAGCTCATGAAAATGTTCCCACAGTGGCGTATCCACTATGGCCAGAAACATTAAGGCTATTAAAAGTTCACCTCAATACGGATGACTCTTTGGTAAACCGTCATGGCGAGCCCCTCGCGCTGGTATCGGAGAATCAAAAGCCTCTCATTACACGACACCACGGTCCCAAGGGGCAACTCATAAAAACCGATGCGATTCGGAGCGCCTTCGATCGAGTCATTCGGAAGCTGAAGAACGAAGAAGTCGTGATTACGGGGAGCCTCAAGACGTTCCGGAAAACGGCATCGTCGAAACTGGAAGAGCATCCAATCTACGGTAGATATGTTGTGCAGTTCTTGGGACAGTCACCTGAAACAATTGCTGGCCGGCACTATGTTACGCCCAGCCAAGAGCAGTTCTCTGCAGCGGTGAGATGGCTGGGTAGTACCGGATTTAGTGCCATCTCAGGGGAACTTTGA